From a region of the Danaus plexippus chromosome 8, MEX_DaPlex, whole genome shotgun sequence genome:
- the LOC116773148 gene encoding uncharacterized protein LOC116773148, producing MRVLLIVLYLKSCVTFDIPQNNCKTDLSIDNDHYNVTESYDLGNSFPSDAHYDINGNLFFVESGRNLEGYYFNIKTIKANTTSAQEISGLPQGESYSVAVDKKNEKVYFGTSRGIFLYKHTTNEATLASDPDLRLNMLFIDKDGNKYITDSPDGVEELYLLAENKKIRFSTFEDLNEMAVDGRNNFYFIKEEKLFVLKSNLSKPLFIGDVSYEGYAQISFYRNVVYIASETLSYIHENDSGPLKLVKNIPGKVTAIAFDKTGNFVLGTNGKFLKYTKIDNNDCYHRRN from the exons agttttatacttaaaaagcTGTGTCACTTTCGATATACctcaaaataattgtaaaacagATTTGTCTATAGACAATGATCATTACAATGTTACGGAGAGCTACGATCTAGGCAATTCCTTTCCTAGTGACGCTCACTATGATATAAACGGCAATCTATTCTTTGTGGAGTCCGGTCGTAATTTGGAAggatattactttaatataaagacaatTAAAGCAAATACGACATCAGCACAGGAAATATCAG GGCTTCCCCAGGGCGAGAGTTACTCTGTCGCTGTAGACAAAAAGaatgaaaaagtttattttggaACTAGCAGAGGCATCTTTCTTTATAAGCATACTACAAATGAAGCTACTCTCGCCTCGGATCCAGATTTAAGATTAAACATGCTCTTCATAGACAAAGATGgcaataaatacataactGACAGCCCTGACGGCGTTGAAGAATTATATCTTTTGgcagaaaacaaaaaaattcgttTCAGTACCTTCGAAGATCTGAACGAAATGGCGGTAGAcggtagaaataatttttattttataaaagaggaaaaactttttgttctaAAATCAAATTTGTCGAAACCATTATTCATAGGAGATGTTTCTTACGAAGGATACGCTCAGATATCATTTTATAGGAACGTTGTATACATAGCCAGCGAAACTTTATCATACATACATGAGAACGACTCCGGCCCACTTAAATTGGTGAAAAATATCCCAGGAAAAGTAACGGCAATTGCATTCGATAAAACCGGCAATTTCGTGCTCGGTACGAATGggaaatttttgaaatacacCAAGATAGACAATAACGATTGCTATCACAgacgtaattaa